DNA from Prevotella sp. oral taxon 299 str. F0039:
CTTATTCTTTAGTGTATTTTTTACTAAAAAGAAGATAATTGCAATAGCAATGAAACCAAGAATGATAAATTTGATATACTCTCCGTATTCCATTATCTTCTCATGAAGTTGTGCTTGTGGTACTATTGAATGAAGATACCAGCCCATTGCTGCTAAAATAGAGTGCCAAGCAGTTGCTCCAATGGTTGTATAAAGCAAGAACTTCCAATAGTTCATTCGTGCAAGTCCTGCAGGAATAGATATCAAGTGTCTAATTCCTGGGATTAAACGACCTGTTATTGTGGCTGCTTTTCCATTCTTTTCAAAATACTTTTCGCTTTTTTCTACCTTCTCTTGGTTTAGCAAACCCATCTTTCCCCACTTGCTATTAGCAAAGCGATAGATAACTGGTCTACCTAAATAGTAACCTGCAAGGTAGTTAATTGATGCACCTACATTTGCTCCAAGAGTTGAGAATAAGATCACGAGCCATACGTTTAGCTCTCCAGAAGCAGCTTTATAGGCTGCAGGAGACACAACAAACTCTGATGGAACAGGGATAACTGTACTTTCAAGAAGCATTAAAAAAAAGATGGTTCCATAATTTAAATGCTCTAAAAGTGTGTTAAGTAGCTCTGGAAAGTTCCTTATTTGGTCTATTATACTTATGAACCAATCCATTATCTCTTATCCTTTATTTTGTTTAGCCCATGTGT
Protein-coding regions in this window:
- a CDS encoding DedA family protein, whose amino-acid sequence is MDWFISIIDQIRNFPELLNTLLEHLNYGTIFFLMLLESTVIPVPSEFVVSPAAYKAASGELNVWLVILFSTLGANVGASINYLAGYYLGRPVIYRFANSKWGKMGLLNQEKVEKSEKYFEKNGKAATITGRLIPGIRHLISIPAGLARMNYWKFLLYTTIGATAWHSILAAMGWYLHSIVPQAQLHEKIMEYGEYIKFIILGFIAIAIIFFLVKNTLKNKKKKHS